Proteins encoded in a region of the Elaeis guineensis isolate ETL-2024a chromosome 7, EG11, whole genome shotgun sequence genome:
- the LOC140859501 gene encoding protein NEGATIVE REGULATOR OF RESISTANCE-like — protein METATRKRPAEGGEEARRTKARGGEEEMEETDRSVTDDKVDEFFAILSRIREATRCFPVRDGNGGVRRRSTAAEGLWRWQPRFQREDFEDASGVRDDGRWRGTEDVASGGELVEEERVAENTIPGRLDLNADPASEAPGLGSMSGDSTAPVAT, from the coding sequence ATGGAGACGGCAACAAGGAAACGGCCGGCGGAAGGGGGCGAGGAGGCCAGGAGAACGAAGGCGCGAGGTGGGGAGGAGGAGATGGAGGAGACGGATCGATCGGTAACCGACGACAAGGTGGATGAGTTCTTCGCCATTCTCAGCCGTATTCGCGAGGCGACGAGGTGCTTCCCCGTGAGGGACGGTAACGGCGGCGTCCGAAGAAGGTCGACGGCTGCGGAGGGGCTGTGGAGGTGGCAGCCGAGGTTCCAGAGGGAGGACTTCGAGGATGCCAGCGGCGTTAGAGATGACGGGAGGTGGAGGGGAACGGAGGATGTGGCGAGCGGCGGAGAGTTGGTGGAGGAGGAAAGGGTGGCGGAGAACACGATCCCGGGACGCCTCGATTTGAACGCCGACCCGGCCAGCGAAGCACCGGGTCTCGGGAGCATGAGCGGTGACTCTACCGCGCCCGTCGCAACTTAG